In Thiovibrio frasassiensis, one DNA window encodes the following:
- a CDS encoding D-alanine--D-alanine ligase family protein: protein MKHLKVGIIHNQPIPKGEPNWESSVDVLAQVEAIETALTELGQPRVRIPFSRDLAAFVATVKEEGIDLAFNLCESVDEDPLLIGHPAAVLELLGIPFTGSSAMALLLSTDKLTLKRLLGASGLHTPAFFLYEGGEVLRPAGLHFPVILKPRFQDASIGIEQESVVAEIADLLPRLEALYGQYGAILVEEYIAGREFNISLFGYPQPRVMPLAEIDFSEFPADLHRIVSYKGKWDEESFEYNHSPRCFPNNLPAPVQQAMRSMSQECFTLFGLRDYARVDLRLDDQGGLYILEINANPCLSPDGGFAAAVAENKMNYTEMVGEFIRLVALRVPL, encoded by the coding sequence ATGAAACACCTCAAAGTCGGGATCATCCATAACCAGCCCATCCCCAAGGGTGAGCCGAACTGGGAATCCTCCGTCGATGTCCTGGCCCAGGTGGAGGCCATCGAGACCGCGCTCACCGAACTGGGCCAGCCCCGGGTGCGCATCCCCTTCAGCCGCGATCTGGCCGCTTTTGTCGCCACCGTAAAAGAAGAAGGGATAGACCTTGCCTTCAACCTCTGCGAGTCGGTGGACGAAGATCCGCTCCTCATCGGCCACCCGGCCGCAGTCCTCGAACTGCTGGGGATTCCCTTCACCGGCTCCTCGGCCATGGCATTGCTGCTCTCCACGGACAAACTCACCCTCAAACGACTCCTCGGTGCCTCGGGGCTGCACACCCCCGCCTTTTTCCTCTACGAGGGCGGTGAGGTACTGCGGCCCGCAGGCCTTCATTTCCCGGTGATCCTCAAGCCCCGCTTCCAGGATGCCTCCATCGGCATCGAGCAGGAATCGGTGGTTGCGGAAATCGCCGACCTGCTTCCCCGACTGGAAGCACTCTATGGACAGTACGGCGCCATCCTGGTGGAAGAGTATATCGCCGGAAGAGAGTTCAATATCTCGCTTTTCGGCTATCCCCAGCCCCGGGTCATGCCCCTGGCGGAGATCGATTTTTCCGAATTTCCCGCCGATCTGCACCGCATTGTCAGCTACAAGGGTAAATGGGACGAGGAATCCTTTGAATACAACCATTCTCCCCGCTGCTTCCCCAACAACCTGCCCGCGCCCGTGCAACAGGCCATGCGGAGCATGTCCCAGGAGTGCTTTACTCTCTTCGGTCTGCGCGATTACGCCCGGGTTGATCTGCGCCTCGACGACCAGGGGGGTCTGTACATCCTTGAGATCAATGCCAACCCCTGCCTCAGTCCGGATGGAGGTTTTGCCGCAGCCGTGGCCGAAAACAAGATGAACTATACGGAGATGGTCGGCGAATTCATCCGGCTGGTCGCCCTGCGAGTACCCCTATGA
- a CDS encoding D-alanine--D-alanine ligase family protein, protein MLIGMTYDLRSDYLAAGYGEEETAEFDRESTIAAIDQALRDMGHETVPIGNFMSLMPRLLGGERWDLVFNICEGLYGFGREALVPALLEAHRIPYVFSDPLVLGLTLHKGMSKHVVRDLGIPTPAFSVVKSSEDVAGVTLPYPVFAKPVAEGTGKGVTPASKISTGEELHVVCAELLQTFHQPVLVEAYLPGREFTVGIVGNGAKARSIGVMEVVLLPDSEPEVYSYHNKEFCEELVEYRKVDDAEAHQAEATALAAWQALDCRDGGRVDLRSDANGIPNFIEVNPLAGLHPEHSDLCIIAAKYGITYQELLSEIVEAAIARLGLAP, encoded by the coding sequence ATGCTGATTGGAATGACCTACGACCTGCGGAGCGACTATCTCGCCGCTGGCTACGGGGAAGAAGAAACCGCCGAGTTCGACCGGGAATCAACCATCGCGGCCATTGACCAGGCCCTGCGGGATATGGGCCACGAAACCGTGCCCATCGGCAATTTCATGAGCCTCATGCCCCGGCTGCTCGGGGGGGAACGCTGGGATCTGGTTTTTAATATCTGCGAAGGGCTGTACGGCTTCGGCCGGGAAGCTCTGGTGCCCGCCCTGTTGGAGGCGCACCGGATTCCCTACGTCTTTTCCGACCCTCTGGTCCTGGGGTTGACCCTGCACAAGGGAATGAGCAAACACGTGGTCCGGGATCTCGGCATCCCCACCCCCGCCTTCAGTGTGGTGAAAAGCAGCGAAGACGTGGCTGGGGTGACGCTGCCCTATCCGGTCTTTGCCAAGCCGGTGGCCGAGGGCACCGGCAAGGGCGTGACCCCTGCCTCCAAGATCAGCACCGGCGAAGAGCTGCACGTGGTCTGTGCCGAGCTCTTGCAAACCTTCCACCAGCCGGTACTGGTGGAGGCCTATCTGCCGGGGAGGGAGTTCACCGTAGGCATCGTGGGCAACGGCGCGAAAGCCCGCTCCATCGGGGTCATGGAGGTGGTGCTGCTGCCCGACTCCGAGCCGGAGGTCTATTCGTATCACAACAAGGAGTTCTGCGAAGAGCTGGTGGAATACCGCAAGGTGGACGATGCGGAAGCGCACCAGGCGGAAGCAACCGCCCTGGCCGCTTGGCAGGCTCTGGATTGCCGGGACGGGGGGAGGGTGGACCTGCGCTCCGACGCCAACGGCATCCCCAATTTCATCGAGGTCAACCCCCTGGCCGGGCTGCATCCCGAGCATTCCGACCTCTGCATCATCGCCGCCAAATACGGCATCACCTACCAGGAGCTGCTCAGCGAGATCGTCGAAGCCGCCATTGCCCGGCTCGGGCTGGCCCCATGA
- a CDS encoding KamA family radical SAM protein, translating into MQQKVVHIEEQEEPPGCCPTNAFPFSNHPPSPTFRQRHFPLATDDDWHDWHWQLRNRITSLKKLGKLIDLSDSERQAMAFNGATLPLAITPYYASLISPDNPQQPLRRTMVPTLSELLVSQGEEHDPLGEDNHSPVPGLVHRYPDRVLFLVTDYCSSYCRYCTRSRMVGRRKSHSPARWQKAIAYIAANPGIRDVLLSGGDPLTMGDEQIEWLLSRLRRIPHVEMIRIGTKAPMVLPQRITPELVAMLKKYHPLWMSIHCTHPDELTPEATKACAMLADSGIPLGSQTVLLSGINDSLDTMRTLMHGLVKIRVKPYYLYQCDPIIGSAHFRTPVSKGLEMYQGLRGHTSGYAVPNYVIDAPGGGGKIPLIPETVVGREGNDLLIRNYEGKVYRYPDVIGAASRAS; encoded by the coding sequence ATGCAGCAAAAGGTTGTCCACATTGAGGAGCAAGAGGAACCTCCAGGTTGTTGCCCCACCAACGCCTTTCCCTTTTCCAACCACCCCCCCAGCCCCACCTTCCGGCAACGCCATTTCCCCCTCGCCACCGATGACGACTGGCACGACTGGCACTGGCAGCTCCGCAACCGCATCACCAGCCTCAAAAAACTCGGCAAGCTCATAGACCTCTCGGACAGCGAGCGGCAGGCCATGGCCTTTAATGGCGCCACTCTGCCCCTGGCCATTACTCCCTACTACGCCAGCCTCATTTCCCCTGACAATCCGCAGCAGCCGCTCCGGCGCACCATGGTGCCGACCTTGAGTGAGTTGCTGGTTTCCCAGGGCGAGGAACACGATCCCCTGGGCGAGGACAATCACTCTCCGGTGCCGGGCTTGGTGCACCGCTATCCCGACCGGGTCCTCTTTCTGGTCACCGACTACTGTTCGAGCTACTGCCGCTACTGCACCCGCTCCCGCATGGTCGGCCGGCGCAAGAGCCACAGCCCGGCCCGCTGGCAGAAAGCCATCGCCTATATCGCCGCCAACCCGGGGATCCGCGATGTCCTCCTTTCCGGCGGCGATCCGCTGACCATGGGTGACGAGCAGATCGAATGGCTGCTGAGCCGGTTGCGCCGGATCCCGCACGTGGAGATGATCCGCATCGGCACCAAGGCCCCCATGGTGCTGCCCCAGCGCATCACCCCGGAACTGGTAGCCATGCTGAAAAAATATCACCCGCTGTGGATGAGCATCCACTGCACCCACCCCGACGAACTCACCCCGGAAGCGACCAAGGCCTGCGCCATGCTCGCCGACTCAGGCATCCCCCTGGGCAGCCAGACCGTGCTCCTTTCCGGGATCAACGATTCCCTGGACACCATGCGCACGCTCATGCACGGCTTGGTCAAGATCCGGGTCAAGCCCTATTACCTGTACCAGTGCGATCCCATCATCGGCTCGGCCCATTTCCGCACCCCGGTTTCCAAGGGGTTGGAGATGTACCAAGGGTTGCGAGGCCACACCTCCGGCTATGCCGTGCCCAACTATGTGATCGACGCGCCGGGCGGCGGCGGCAAGATCCCGCTCATTCCCGAAACCGTGGTTGGCCGGGAGGGCAACGATCTTTTGATCAGGAATTACGAAGGCAAGGTCTACCGCTACCCCGACGTGATCGGCGCGGCAAGCCGGGCAAGCTGA
- a CDS encoding response regulator — protein sequence MDDEELIRNVSTARRQKLGYGPHTAKDGAEAITLYLEANGQPFDLVIMDLTVPGGMGGKEAIARLRQLDPQVKAVVSSGYADDPSMANFSEHGFCGVTPKPFSFRDLSELLQIILGS from the coding sequence ATGGACGATGAAGAACTCATCCGCAATGTTTCCACCGCCAGGCGCCAGAAACTCGGCTATGGACCCCACACCGCCAAGGACGGGGCAGAAGCCATTACCCTTTACCTGGAGGCCAACGGACAGCCCTTCGATCTGGTCATTATGGATCTGACCGTGCCCGGCGGCATGGGCGGCAAGGAAGCCATTGCCCGGCTCCGCCAGCTCGACCCCCAAGTAAAAGCCGTTGTCTCCAGCGGATATGCCGATGATCCGAGCATGGCCAACTTCAGCGAACATGGCTTTTGTGGGGTTACCCCCAAGCCCTTCAGCTTCCGAGACCTCTCTGAATTATTACAAATTATTTTAGGTAGTTAA